In Hemicordylus capensis ecotype Gifberg chromosome 13, rHemCap1.1.pri, whole genome shotgun sequence, a single window of DNA contains:
- the RPL3L gene encoding 60S ribosomal protein L3-like isoform X2, whose product MTHILREIHRPGLKVSKREEVEAVTIIETPPLVVVGVVAYIETPRGLRNFKTIFAEHISDECRRRFYKNWHKSKKKAFTKYCKKWQEEAGKKQLEKDFAAMKRYSKTIRVMVHTQTKLLPLRQKKAHLMEIQLNGGTIADKVDWAREKLEKQIAVHTVFSQNEMIDIIGVSKGHGMKGVTSRWHAKKLPRKTHKGLRKVACIGAWHPARVGYSIARAGQKGYHHRTELNKKIYRIGRGVHVEDDKVVRNNASTNYDITEKTITPLGGFPQYGEVNNDFVMVKGCVVGTKKRVLTLRKSLLVHTSRRALESVELKFIDTTSKFGHGRFQTAQEKRAFMGPQKKHLLKGKPAPQEEL is encoded by the exons ATGACTCACATCCTGCGAGAAATCCACAGGCCGGGACTAA AGGTCTCCAAGAGGGAGGAGGTAGAAGCCGTCACCATAATAGAGACGCCGCCCTTGGTGGTTGTCGGCGTGGTGGCTTACATCGAGACGCCCAGGGGCCTGAGGAATTTCAAGACGATCTTTGCTGAACACATCAGTGACGAATGTCGGAGACGTTTCTACAAGAACTG GCACAAGAGCAAGAAGAAGGCATTCACGAAGTATTGTAAAAAAtggcaggaggaggctgggaagaAGCAGCTGGAGAAAGATTTTGCGGCCATGAAGAGATACAGCAAGACCATCCGGGTCATGGTCCACACCCAG ACGAAGCTCCTGCCGCTGCGTCAAAAGAAGGCCCACCTGATGGAGATCCAGCTGAACGGGGGCACCATTGCCGACAAGGTGGATTGGGCCCGCGAGAAGCTGGAGAAGCAGATTGCCGTGCACACGGTCTTCAGCCAGAATGAGATGATCGACATCATCGGAGTCTCGAAAGGGCACGGGATGAAAG GAGTGACAAGCCGTTGGCACGCCAAAAAACTCCCGAGGAAAACCCACAAAGGGCTGCGCAAAGTGGCTTGCATTGGAGCCTGGCACCCGGCCCGGGTGGGCTACTCCATTGCCCGGGCTGGCCAGAAGGGCTACCACCACCGCACAGAACTCAACAAGAAG ATTTACCGCATTGGCCGCGGGGTGCACGTGGAAGACGATAAAGTCGTGAGGAACAATGCGTCCACCAATTACGACATCACTGAGAAAACCATCACCCCCCTG GGTGGATTTCCTCAGTATGGAGAAGTCAACAATGATTTTGTGATGGTGAAGGGCTGCGTGGTGGGCACCAAGAAGCGAGTGCTCACCCTCAGGAAG tccCTTTTGGTGCACACAAGCCGGCGGGCCCTGGAGTCCGTGGAGCTGAAATTCATCGACACGACGTCCAAGTTTGGCCACGGCCGCTTCCAGACGGCCCAAGAGAAACGTGCTTTCATG GGCCCGCAAAAGAAGCACCTGTTGAAAGGGAAGCCGGCACCTCAGGAGGAATTGTAA
- the RPL3L gene encoding 60S ribosomal protein L3-like isoform X1, with protein sequence MSHRKFSAPRHGHLGFLPHKRSRRHRGKVKTWPKDDPKKPVHLTAFLGYKAGMTHILREIHRPGLKVSKREEVEAVTIIETPPLVVVGVVAYIETPRGLRNFKTIFAEHISDECRRRFYKNWHKSKKKAFTKYCKKWQEEAGKKQLEKDFAAMKRYSKTIRVMVHTQTKLLPLRQKKAHLMEIQLNGGTIADKVDWAREKLEKQIAVHTVFSQNEMIDIIGVSKGHGMKGVTSRWHAKKLPRKTHKGLRKVACIGAWHPARVGYSIARAGQKGYHHRTELNKKIYRIGRGVHVEDDKVVRNNASTNYDITEKTITPLGGFPQYGEVNNDFVMVKGCVVGTKKRVLTLRKSLLVHTSRRALESVELKFIDTTSKFGHGRFQTAQEKRAFMGPQKKHLLKGKPAPQEEL encoded by the exons ATG TCTCACCGCAAGTTTTCGGCTCCCAGGCAtggccacctgggcttccttcctcaCAAGAGGAGCCGCCGTCACCGCGGGAAGGTGAAGACCTGGCCCAAGGATGATCCCAAGAAACCAGTCCACCTGACTGCCTTCCTAGGCTACAAGGCTGGCATGACTCACATCCTGCGAGAAATCCACAGGCCGGGACTAA AGGTCTCCAAGAGGGAGGAGGTAGAAGCCGTCACCATAATAGAGACGCCGCCCTTGGTGGTTGTCGGCGTGGTGGCTTACATCGAGACGCCCAGGGGCCTGAGGAATTTCAAGACGATCTTTGCTGAACACATCAGTGACGAATGTCGGAGACGTTTCTACAAGAACTG GCACAAGAGCAAGAAGAAGGCATTCACGAAGTATTGTAAAAAAtggcaggaggaggctgggaagaAGCAGCTGGAGAAAGATTTTGCGGCCATGAAGAGATACAGCAAGACCATCCGGGTCATGGTCCACACCCAG ACGAAGCTCCTGCCGCTGCGTCAAAAGAAGGCCCACCTGATGGAGATCCAGCTGAACGGGGGCACCATTGCCGACAAGGTGGATTGGGCCCGCGAGAAGCTGGAGAAGCAGATTGCCGTGCACACGGTCTTCAGCCAGAATGAGATGATCGACATCATCGGAGTCTCGAAAGGGCACGGGATGAAAG GAGTGACAAGCCGTTGGCACGCCAAAAAACTCCCGAGGAAAACCCACAAAGGGCTGCGCAAAGTGGCTTGCATTGGAGCCTGGCACCCGGCCCGGGTGGGCTACTCCATTGCCCGGGCTGGCCAGAAGGGCTACCACCACCGCACAGAACTCAACAAGAAG ATTTACCGCATTGGCCGCGGGGTGCACGTGGAAGACGATAAAGTCGTGAGGAACAATGCGTCCACCAATTACGACATCACTGAGAAAACCATCACCCCCCTG GGTGGATTTCCTCAGTATGGAGAAGTCAACAATGATTTTGTGATGGTGAAGGGCTGCGTGGTGGGCACCAAGAAGCGAGTGCTCACCCTCAGGAAG tccCTTTTGGTGCACACAAGCCGGCGGGCCCTGGAGTCCGTGGAGCTGAAATTCATCGACACGACGTCCAAGTTTGGCCACGGCCGCTTCCAGACGGCCCAAGAGAAACGTGCTTTCATG GGCCCGCAAAAGAAGCACCTGTTGAAAGGGAAGCCGGCACCTCAGGAGGAATTGTAA